The sequence taatttaaagccGATTAAACACGAATAGTAAACCTTTCACTGAAATCCTGGATATAAACATATTGTTAGTTTACGTTTATATCCTTCGACGTCATCTCCACCatcatcctctctctctctccctctataTATATTGCCTCGCTCTCTTCCATTCTTCCTCACACCCTTGAAGCTTCAAAACTAAACAAAGCTTATtcaccattctctctctctctctctctttcattcTCTCATTTTTTAATCTCTAAACCCACCAAAACATAAACAATGCCTGAGGCACCAAAGATCGAAGCTTTGGAGGTTTCTGATCAGACTCTCGCGGAGAAGAACAAGAACAGGCTCCAGTTCATCGAAGAAGTGACCTCTAACGCTGACGATGTCCAGAGAAGGGTTCTTGAAGAGATTCTCTCACGCAATGCTGACGTGGAGTACCTCAAACGTCACGGGCTCCAGGGACGAACCGACCGTGAGACTTTCAAACACGTCATGCCTGTCGTAACCTACGAAGATATTCAGCCTGAGATCAACAGAATCGCTAATGGTGATACGTCACAAATCCTCTGTTCTAGCCCCATCTCTGAGTTCCTCACCAGGTTTATCCTTTGTTACTCTGTTTTAATGCTCTGTTTCATCACTTTGGCTGAGATGTAATATTCGAATTTCTTTATTAAGTCAGTCTTCGGTTTTAATGGGTACTCAAAAAGATTTTAATTTTCTCATCCATTCACTGTTAAaacctttatcaaaaaaaaaaacaaattattcttTAACTtatttgaccccaaaaaaaaaattctttaactttttcttatgggtaaataaaataaaatattttaaaattttggagctAACATCATTTTATGTAATTGTGTCAAAACAGTTCTGGAACATCTGGTGGAGAGAGGAAACTGATGCCAACAATAGAAGAGGAGCTAGACAGAAGATCACTTCTCTACAGTCTCTTGATGCCTGTGATGAGCCAGTTTGTTCCCGGTCTTGACAAAGGCAAAGGAATGTACTTTCTGTTCATCAAATCCGAATCTAAGACACCAGGTGGTCTCCCTGCACGTCCTGTCTTGACCAGTTACTACAAATCCTCTCACTTCAAAAACAGACCATATGACCCTTACACCAACTACACAAGCCCTAACCAAACCATCCTTTGTCCGGACTCTTACCAAAGCATGTACTCTCAAATGCTATGTGGTTTATGCCAACACAAAGAAGTGCTCCGTGTTGGCGCTGTCTTTGCCTCTGGTTTCATCAGAGCCATCAAGTTTCTTGAGAAACATTGGCCTGAACTAACCCGTGATATTAGAACCGGTACACTCAGTTCCGAGATAACCGATCTTTCCGTCCGTGAGGCGGTCGGGGAGATTCTTAAACCGGATCCAAAGCTTGCGGATTTTATCGAATCCGAATGCATGAAGAACTCTTGGCAAGGGATCATCACTAGGCTTTGGCCAAACACAAAGTATGTGGATGTGATTGTGACCGGGACAATGTCACAGTATATTCCAACTTTGGATTATTACAGCAATGGTTTGCCTCTTGTTTGCACAATGTATGCTTCCTCGGAGTGTTACTTTGGTGTGAATCTCAGGCCACTATGCAAACCAAGCGAGGTCTCTTACACTCTCATACCAACCATGGCCTACTTCGAGTTCTTGCCTGTCCATAGGAACAATGGAGTCACTAGCTCGATCAGTCTTCCAAAAGCACTCACTGAGAAAGAACAGAAAGAGCTTGTTGATCTCGTTGATGTAAAGCTTGGTCAGGAGTACGAGCTTGTCGTCACCACCTATGCcggtaaaaaaattaatttaatctaattatcttttatttcattttttaacaaaagactgaaaaatatttgatattctTTGCAGGTCTGTACAGATACAGAGTTGGTGATGTCCTAAGAGTGGCTGGTTTCAAGAACAACGCACCTCAGTTCAGCTTCATATGCCGCAAGAATGTGGTCCTAAGCATTGATTCAGACAAAACCGACGAGGTGGAGCTTCAAAACGCAGTTAAAAACGCGGTAACGCACCTTGTTCCTTTTGATGCCTCACTCTCTGAGTACACTAGCTATGCAGACACATCCTCCATCCCAGGCCACTATGTCTTGTTCTGGGAGCTGTGCTTGAACGGTAACACGCCGGTTCCTCCCTCGGTCTACGAGGATTGTTGTTTAACCATAGAGGAATCGTTTAACAGTGTTTATAGACAAGGAAGAGTTAGTGACAAGTCCATTGGACCGTTGGAGATCAAGGTAGTTGAGTCAGGGACTTTTGATAAGCTCATGGATTACGCGATAAGCCTTGGGGCATCGATCAATCAGTACAAGACACCGAGGTGTGTGAAGTTTGCTCCCATCATTGAGCTTTTAAACTCTAGGGTTGTTAAGTCTTACTTCAGCCCCAAGTGTCCAAAATGGACCCCTGGTCACAAGCAATGGGGAAGTAACTAAAGAGAAAACTATGAGGAGAAAGAGAGACTCTCTCTCTATGCGATAAAAGTTTCTAGTCCCATTTGAACTGTTTCGTAGTCAGATGAATATCGATAAAAGTGGTTAATCATTATGTCCGTCTGTCTGTCTAATTTTAATCTTAATCTTAATTTTTGCTTTGCTGTGTTTTTGGTAAACAACTTATGTTTTAAACTATGCTTAGCTCATAATCACATGTACATAGGaactttatgtttcttttaatCCATTTCGTTTTTACTATTCTCTTGCAATTGATTAGTCAGGGTGAATTTCCTAAAACTGACCTGGTTTAGCAAActcaataattaaaaaaaccttaattttttCTGACTGTTATGTATCGAGAGATGAACAAGAATCATCAAAGATTCAAGGATCGAAAACtagttaattaaataaataatatgtatgtAGACGGTAGACCCGACAATTTATTATGTGCACGTAATATAATAATGTGCTGCATTTTCAAACTATTTTATAACTCGAGCAAGTATTTTATCAGTTTAGTTCACATTAACGTCAGAAGTAGCACACATGGATAAGACTTACTATTTAAAAACcagctttcaaaaaaaaaagaataagacttattattttattttttataactaaaagAATAAGACTTAATATTGCATTCTATTACATATCCTCCTCTTGGaattagaaatgaatgaaatTTTGCCAAGTTGTGGGAAAAAATGTTCCCTGTGTGATATCAGAGACCACAAAACTGGCTTgaaattgtttcttttttacatataaaagatttaatttgagtaaaataaaattattcaaagttTACAAAAGGCAGAAATGCCACTGTAATCgattttaatgtattatttctGTGCTACAGAAAACAGCAGACAATACTCAAAATGGCTGCTGACATTATTTACAAGAAAGAGATGCTTTAGTTAAACAACTCAAGTAGAAActgatatatacatattattattgGTCGTTAGAAACCATTGTTGGGGTTCACACAAAATCCAAGATTAATTTGGCATACAATGTCATAAAGTACATTACGGCCTCGACTGGTAAAGTCTTTATTTCTAGACTTTTACCAGTtttgatttgttgttttttctcCTTGTCTGATTTCTGTTTTTCTAATTCTATATGGTGTctctctttatatttttatttggaattATGGTTTCGAGATTAAAGTTAGGACGTTTATCAAAATGATTGTTTAAACTTAaggttttattttgttttgaattttgtattcttatttttttgtcagAAAATTTTGTATTCATTCTATCGTTTTTATAACTGGCATTTGAAGACACCGTTTATATAACTaaatgaatctttttttttaaaaaaaaaaactaaatgaatCTTGGTTTTATACATCTCTCTACTAACAAGTTCATAAGATATACTCCTTCTGTTTCTAAATAatgtatattttagattttttacaaataataaattaatatttaactatcaatgcatcaattttcaaaattataacaatttctcataaatttaaacaaatagAAACTCAATAAATCCCAAAATTATCAATTGATATTCTTGAAGTTAACaatttattactaaaatatataaaaaataaaaaacattgatgttttaaaaacaaataaaaagtgtTAGAACATGAATTATTTAGAAATGAACGAGATATAAAGCTATTTTGAAGAGATCAATGATCACATCCACAAATATTTTGATAtcacagaaagaaaaaaaaaaaaaaaaaagcaatatcGTGAAACTCTTTGGTTAACCTAAACCAAAATTCTCCACAGATAATTTTCTTGGGCGACAAAGAGAATGACAAGAACTTCAATGATTTGgtaaacaaaacagaaaatttCAGATGGCACAAACCGAGTGTCGGGTATTTGCTGGATTTTTCACGTGGCCAATCCGACAATCACTCGAATATACTTACACGTGTGGCTACAAATTTGTTGACTTTTGACTGACCCCATATGAAGGTATCCCGCACGTGCGGTGCATCAAAGCTTTGTTCCCTTGCTGGGCTTACGTTGTGGCTCAAGTAGGTGATAACTTGGCCCAGTAGTACTGTAGAAGTAAAACGACATTGTATGATGTGTTCTGCGTTTTACTTCTTTTGTCTCCaatttcaaattattatttttgcccACATCGGCCAGTAAACATGATAAGTATAATACTATTTATCAGAATAGTATAACTACAAGTCTACAACAATGCCCATCATGTGCTGTTTGGACAGTGGAAGatacatgtatatatgtatagtattatgttatatacattaatacatacACGCAAACAACAAACATAACAATATGCAATGTTTGTATGTCTCGTGGCCATTATTGCACATATAATCATAATATACGTGTTCTTTTTTGTCTTAATTTTTTAATCTCGTAATCAAATTGGTTATCCCCGGCTAACAACATCaagtttgattttatttattttctgtttaTTGTGTGATGAAAGTGGAAATTTAACACTAGCTAAAAAAAAGCTAAGGCCTAACGGAAGCTATCAAGTTATACAAGTCTACAAGTGTAATATGGTGGTTTATcatgtttttaaaattgtggTTTAACACTCGgataattatttatcaataaaatcatttgttaatatattGTTATATACGGAAATAGTTGAtcagaaaaaatatatagataaacggaaataatctatcttattaaaactcaaataCAAAATTAGAGTGTTTGGAGATTTGaagactattaaaaaaatttggagtggttggaaacatggattgtagtcttttaaaaaaattaattttgtttgaaaacaaggataatagtattaagaaaaaaattaatgggtttatgttattaaaaaaattagaaaatctatcatattataagaaactatcTATATGTGCCAGTTTTAAAATACACCAAAATTGGTCAATCTATTtacctaaaactttttttttcaaactaaccatacaaaaattaaactttatatacatatttcaaatcaaaataataattcaaagttgatttatatcactcaaaaatatacatatatattcaaaaattaatttttactaaactatttttcaataaccattataaaaaaatgttattaatatatataagaaaaatacaatacaaagcccaatttgaaatatcaactcaaattatggtttttatatttcatattaagttttaaaaatataatatatataattatttatataatggtatgtgtaaaatactattaattatatgattacttatatgatggtacgtataaaatacgattaattatatgatgacaatatatgtatataataatgactagggatgggctttcgGGTATccatacgggtttggttctgatcggtttgcgTTTCGGGTTTtaggggtcaaagatttcacccctattaggatgtttctaaattttggtttgagttcgattcggatctttgcgggtttggcgGGTTTTGATAACccatttgaattattttaaaagttttaaatcattatatattttaaatttctcaaatttataaataaaataatatattacatataaatttgaataacatatgtcagaatatttaagcttaacatatcaattggcttgatttaaaattttggatatggaatcaataattattttaagtatttttggtgatttgagtatactttaactattttagatatttacttttgactatctatatatattttcaagtatttaaaacaatttaaaagtatcattcttgatgttttatatacgttaaatctaaaaataattaatatatataagtataaaaatctatttttagataaattcgggtaTCCAAATACTTCAGTTTAGATCAGATTCAgttttctaaataacaaaattttgaataattcgaatatttaatcaatttatgttcgggtttggtactatatttttggatcggtatTGGTTATGTTCCTCgaattcatttttccaaatcctaataattaaataaaaaacaaatatcaacatattttttaaaatatacaggTGCGCGGATCAAAGTCTAGTGTTTATTTTATACTTCCATTTCGACGAAAATAGAGACCAGTTGAAGTCTTCTAATACGGCTTACAGAATCGTTAGATAGTTAGATTGATGATTTGATGTGCTACACTGCCACCATCAATATTTATTATCGCATGCAATAAATGTTAGTAATAGATTAAAAAGATTACAAAACTGATCTAATAGTTGTGCAGTAATTATTATGATAAAATGGATGGTCGGCTCATAAATATTGTGCTTTCCAACATGTTGTATTGTGGTGGTTTAAAATCTTGATCGTGGCCAAATATAGATTGCTAATTTAGTACACACAAACACACGATATTTTTGCTGGGTCTACTAAAATttcatgatttttattatttcgatACTAGAAGACTTAGTTAACAAATCAGTCATGTTCAATATTTTCTTCAATTTATATCATTTTACTCGCAAGTATAAAAACCAGGTAAATGTTTTGTTtgtcaaataatatttatgagAAATACTCGATCTAAAAAAGCCAcaactgaagaaaaaaaaatgtataagaaATGGCCATCACTGAATATTCATGATTCCACCAAAGGACATGATACTTCTTTTTCGGGTCTTGCACACGAAGCAACTTATACCTGACATAGAGCCACTCGTCCATGCAACAAATGAATAAACGCTGATAGGGCCGGTTTCGAGCATAAGCGAGGGGACCGATCGCTTAGGGCATCATATTCTAAGCGAAAAATTTAGTTGTATATAAggcataaatttttttttacatgaatAACAAAggcataaaattttaaatgagcTTAGGGcatcaagaaaaaaatgagaatgTTGGACCGGCACTGAACGCTGATGAACTTTGTTGTTATGTGCGTAGTAACTGCTGCTTGTTTTATTTAGAGCTGTATCTCTTCCTTTCATGGATTGTTGGATATGGTATAATATTGACTAAATAATGTAAAAGAACATGCCTTTAGGTTTCACTCAGTTTGTGcgatgttttcatttattataatttgaaaaGTAAAAAATTTAAGCGGATAAACCAAAATGATCCCTTACGTTTGAATATTTAAGTCTGACTACTATAGTAGTTGGTCTCTGCCCTTCTATAACCAGATAATTCTGGTATTAATTAATCATTGTACCAGAATTCTTCGAGATCCGATGGCATTGTACCACAATTATTTGCTATAATACCTTTTAAAAATGTCCTTACGTAGTCTTCTTTCTAAAGCATATTCGAATCCATTTCCTCTGATGCTCAAGCTTAATTGAAACCTTATAGTTAAAGATTCATTCAGGATATTCCGGTTGATAATGAAAGAAAGagtaaataaatgaaaatcttAAAGTATATATGTTTCAATATTTGTGAGTAGTGCTTGGTACAGAACCACTCTTAGGTTTTCTCGCCTTGTTATATAATGCAGTATAATCATTAACAAAATACAGTCTATACTCTATAGTGTATTctgtatatatatttgtgtgtgtGGGTTAagataattttgtttaatagtATCAGTATTTCTTTTTAGGACGTATGTTAATACGAACTTCAGTCACGGGGTTAACATTATAAAATATGGGTTCCCCTCAGATAAAACTAGTTTTCAAATGCTGATTGTCTTTGCTTTAGCGACACTGTTTTTACTATCGAATATTACCTTAGACCATTTCCAGTAACCTTttatttgaaaagaaaagataaaaaaatgaagaaaaacatTTTTCAGTATTGCATCATTTTGAGTGATAAAAtaagtttataaatagtatttcatCAAATAGGAGGGAAATACTATTGATAAACTTATTTTAGTGTtggattttttaatttataaactgcccttcaatttttatattgttttgttttgtatctaAAAAGAttcattatttgtattttatgctttaaaattattatgaatattttcataatacaattataagtttatatacataggtttatagttttttaaaaactaaatttatgtATATGATAAAGATAGTtctttgttagttttttttaaataaaaaactttaattgAGTTAATAAGAAGTGTTAATAATAtaatctatttttaattttgtaggGAGAAAATGAGGAAAACTACTGAAATAAAACACGAACTTATTATTTTGAGGCATCTTCTATCTGAAAATGATGTAAATTCAAAATGAGTTTGAATTTTGCTCCAATAGCTTCCTCATTTTTCCTCTCAAAAGAGAATTGTCCTActataatgttttattaatactTATTATTAaattctaataatattttttttatattttgaacttACAAATTTTACCCAAAAGAattgtatattaaataaatatttattatatatatatatatacaagttaTAGATTTTAATAGAGTATAAAATTATCTATATGAAATTATAATTGTGgtaatgaaaatattaattgttttgttaaattataaaacacatatatgtaatatttttagatataaacaaaattatgtAAAGATTTAAAGatcatttgtaaaaaaaaaaaatcaacatcaAATTGAGGTTGTGAATAGTATTCTTTCAAATTTGATGTGCTATTATTCATATCTTCTAGGGGTAGGCAAAAAAATGAACCAAACCGAATCAAACCGAACCAACCGAACCGATACCGATTCAAATCTAACCAAAGTCTATTTCAAACTATTAGGTTGAAGATTTCCCCCACCCGAATGGTTCggttttaaaccgaaccgaatagaGAAACCGAtgtgtttttgtaattatttaaattaaaaatattagtaataccaatatactaaaattctaATACTAAATCACATATTTCCATTTTAATTCATTACTAATGGAATCATGGGTTTATACTAGGTTTATGATAATGGAATTATGGGTTTAGAGTAGTaaagatataaataaa comes from Brassica rapa cultivar Chiifu-401-42 chromosome A02, CAAS_Brap_v3.01, whole genome shotgun sequence and encodes:
- the LOC103851955 gene encoding indole-3-acetic acid-amido synthetase GH3.6 produces the protein MPEAPKIEALEVSDQTLAEKNKNRLQFIEEVTSNADDVQRRVLEEILSRNADVEYLKRHGLQGRTDRETFKHVMPVVTYEDIQPEINRIANGDTSQILCSSPISEFLTSSGTSGGERKLMPTIEEELDRRSLLYSLLMPVMSQFVPGLDKGKGMYFLFIKSESKTPGGLPARPVLTSYYKSSHFKNRPYDPYTNYTSPNQTILCPDSYQSMYSQMLCGLCQHKEVLRVGAVFASGFIRAIKFLEKHWPELTRDIRTGTLSSEITDLSVREAVGEILKPDPKLADFIESECMKNSWQGIITRLWPNTKYVDVIVTGTMSQYIPTLDYYSNGLPLVCTMYASSECYFGVNLRPLCKPSEVSYTLIPTMAYFEFLPVHRNNGVTSSISLPKALTEKEQKELVDLVDVKLGQEYELVVTTYAGLYRYRVGDVLRVAGFKNNAPQFSFICRKNVVLSIDSDKTDEVELQNAVKNAVTHLVPFDASLSEYTSYADTSSIPGHYVLFWELCLNGNTPVPPSVYEDCCLTIEESFNSVYRQGRVSDKSIGPLEIKVVESGTFDKLMDYAISLGASINQYKTPRCVKFAPIIELLNSRVVKSYFSPKCPKWTPGHKQWGSN